From a single Pirellulales bacterium genomic region:
- a CDS encoding phosphoketolase family protein — translation MSSSSIEKRAPKVEKKSDSAGEGRAAGRSLSPDLLHRIDRYWRAANYLSVGQIYLYDNPLLREPLKSEHVKPRLLGHWGTTPGQNFVYVHLNRIIKDRDLDMIYIAGPGHGGPALVANTYLEGTYSELYSHITEDTEGMQKLFKQFSFPGGIPSHVAPETPGSIHEGGELGYSMSHAFGAVFDNPNLVVACVIGDGEAETGPLATAWHSNKFLNPITDGAVLPILHLNGYKIANPTVLARISHEELEQLMRGYGYEPYFVAGDDPTKMHELMATTLDTIFDQIAEIQHNARTKHDATRPRWPMIVLDTPKGWTGPKMVDGLQVEGTFRAHQVPLSDPHKNPQHLKQLDEWLRSYKPQELFDESGRLMGDLRELAPQGDRRMGANPHANGGLLLKDLTLPDFEQYAVKVTSPGAVDAEDTRVLGTYLRDVIRQNASMRNFRIFGPDETMSNRLNDVFQATERQWNAELIKGDDHLARDGRVMEVLSEHQCEGWLEGYLLTGRHGLFNSYEAFIHIVDSMFNQHAKWLQVTNHISWRRPIASLNYLLSSHVWRQDHNGFTHQDPGFIDVAMNKKAEIVRVYLPPDANCLLSVADHCLRSRQYVNIIVAGKHMAPQWLTMDQAVKHCTGGVSIWEFASNDAGGEPDLVMAAAGDIPTLEILAAVKLLREHLPELKIRVVNVVDLMKLQPASEHPHGLPDKDFDSFFTRDKPVIFAYHGYPWLIHRLTYRRANHDNMHVRGYKEEGTITTPFDMTVLNDMDRFHLVMDTIDRLPQLQDRGAYVKQFCRDRLIDHKHYIRTYGEDMPEIRDWRW, via the coding sequence ATGTCAAGCTCGTCGATCGAGAAGCGGGCGCCGAAGGTTGAGAAGAAATCGGACTCGGCCGGCGAGGGCCGAGCGGCCGGTCGTTCGCTATCGCCCGATTTGCTGCACCGCATCGATCGCTATTGGCGAGCGGCGAATTACTTGTCGGTCGGGCAGATTTACCTGTACGACAATCCGCTGTTGCGCGAACCGCTCAAGTCCGAGCACGTGAAGCCGCGCCTGCTGGGGCATTGGGGAACGACGCCGGGACAGAATTTCGTCTATGTCCATTTGAATCGCATCATCAAGGATCGCGATCTGGACATGATCTACATTGCCGGCCCGGGACACGGCGGTCCGGCCCTGGTGGCGAACACCTACCTGGAGGGAACCTACAGCGAGCTCTATTCGCACATCACCGAAGACACCGAGGGAATGCAAAAACTGTTCAAGCAGTTCTCTTTTCCCGGCGGCATTCCCAGCCACGTCGCCCCCGAGACACCCGGTTCGATCCATGAAGGAGGCGAACTGGGGTACAGCATGAGCCACGCCTTCGGCGCCGTGTTCGACAATCCCAACCTCGTCGTGGCGTGCGTCATTGGCGATGGCGAGGCCGAAACCGGCCCCTTGGCCACGGCCTGGCACAGCAATAAGTTCTTGAACCCGATCACCGACGGCGCCGTGCTGCCGATCCTGCATCTCAATGGCTACAAGATCGCGAATCCGACGGTGCTCGCGCGGATCAGCCACGAAGAGCTCGAGCAGCTCATGCGCGGCTATGGGTACGAGCCGTACTTCGTCGCCGGTGATGACCCCACGAAGATGCACGAGCTGATGGCCACGACGCTCGATACGATCTTCGACCAGATCGCCGAGATCCAGCACAACGCCCGCACGAAGCACGACGCCACGCGCCCCCGCTGGCCAATGATCGTGCTCGACACGCCCAAGGGCTGGACCGGGCCCAAAATGGTCGACGGCCTGCAGGTCGAAGGCACGTTTCGCGCGCACCAGGTCCCGCTTTCCGACCCGCACAAGAATCCGCAGCATCTCAAGCAGCTCGACGAGTGGCTGCGCAGCTACAAACCGCAGGAATTGTTCGACGAGTCGGGCCGACTGATGGGAGACTTACGGGAATTGGCGCCGCAAGGCGATCGGCGCATGGGAGCCAATCCGCACGCCAATGGCGGGCTGCTGCTCAAGGATCTGACGCTGCCGGATTTTGAGCAATACGCCGTGAAAGTGACCTCGCCCGGTGCCGTCGATGCCGAAGACACGCGCGTGCTGGGGACCTACTTGCGCGACGTCATCAGGCAAAACGCTTCCATGCGCAACTTCCGCATTTTCGGCCCCGACGAAACGATGTCGAATCGGTTGAACGACGTTTTTCAAGCGACCGAGCGGCAGTGGAACGCGGAATTGATCAAAGGCGACGATCATTTGGCGCGCGACGGCCGCGTGATGGAAGTGCTCAGCGAGCATCAGTGCGAGGGATGGCTGGAAGGCTACCTGCTGACCGGACGTCACGGCCTGTTCAACTCGTACGAGGCGTTCATTCATATCGTCGATTCGATGTTCAACCAGCACGCTAAGTGGTTGCAAGTCACGAATCATATTTCCTGGCGACGGCCGATCGCATCGCTCAACTACCTGTTGTCGTCGCACGTGTGGCGGCAGGACCACAACGGCTTTACGCACCAGGATCCGGGGTTCATCGACGTGGCGATGAACAAGAAGGCCGAAATCGTGCGCGTCTATCTGCCGCCCGACGCGAACTGCCTCTTGTCGGTGGCAGATCATTGCCTGCGCAGCCGGCAGTACGTGAACATCATCGTCGCCGGAAAACATATGGCGCCGCAGTGGCTAACGATGGACCAGGCTGTGAAGCATTGCACGGGCGGTGTCAGCATCTGGGAATTTGCCAGTAACGACGCCGGGGGCGAGCCTGACCTGGTGATGGCTGCCGCGGGTGACATTCCGACGCTGGAAATCCTGGCAGCCGTCAAGCTGCTGCGCGAGCACCTGCCGGAATTGAAGATCCGCGTCGTGAACGTCGTCGACCTGATGAAGCTGCAGCCGGCTAGCGAGCATCCGCACGGATTGCCGGACAAGGACTTCGATTCGTTCTTCACGCGCGACAAGCCCGTGATTTTCGCCTATCACGGCTATCCCTGGCTGATTCACCGGCTGACGTATCGTCGGGCGAATCACGACAACATGCACGTCCGCGGTTACAAGGAAGAAGGCACCATCACCACGCCGTTCGACATGAC
- a CDS encoding acetate/propionate family kinase has product MDDWILALNGGSSSLKFAVFAPGEPPTRQFSGRIERVGQQASLFTRCATGEASAAQPVEAPDLESAAKILFDRLGKQFDLGRLRGIGHRIVHGGADFTASQSITPAMLDELRRLAPLDPEHLPGEIALVEACQRRLPKVAEIACFDTAFHRDLPREARLLPIPLHFEREGIRRYGFHGLSYSFLMEELARLAGPERARGRVVLAHLGSGASMAAVRDGHCVDTTMAFTPTAGLVMGTRTGDLDPGVFVHLLRQKHMTADAIDELVNRQSGLLGLSETIADVRDLLARRVTDPRARDALSVFSYQARKWIGALAAALGGIDTLVFAGGIGENSVETRAEICRELGHLGIALDNVQNATGQGMISAPDARCQVWVIHTDEESMIAREVQRLLDEPESR; this is encoded by the coding sequence ATGGATGATTGGATTTTGGCGCTCAACGGCGGGTCGTCGAGCCTGAAGTTCGCAGTGTTCGCGCCGGGCGAGCCCCCGACGCGACAATTTTCCGGGCGGATCGAGCGCGTCGGGCAGCAGGCATCGCTCTTCACGCGCTGTGCCACGGGCGAGGCGAGCGCTGCGCAGCCGGTCGAGGCGCCGGATTTGGAGAGCGCCGCAAAGATCTTGTTTGACCGACTGGGCAAGCAATTCGATCTGGGGCGGCTTCGCGGCATCGGCCACCGCATCGTACACGGCGGAGCCGATTTCACGGCGTCGCAATCGATCACGCCTGCGATGCTCGACGAGTTGCGGCGCCTCGCGCCTTTGGATCCCGAACATCTGCCCGGCGAGATCGCGCTGGTCGAGGCTTGCCAGCGGCGGCTGCCGAAGGTCGCCGAGATCGCCTGCTTCGATACGGCATTTCATCGCGACCTGCCGCGCGAAGCGCGATTACTGCCGATTCCGCTGCATTTCGAACGCGAGGGAATCCGCCGCTATGGTTTTCATGGTCTGTCGTACAGTTTTTTGATGGAAGAGCTGGCGCGCCTGGCGGGGCCCGAGCGTGCGCGAGGGCGGGTCGTACTCGCCCATCTTGGCAGCGGCGCGAGCATGGCCGCCGTGCGCGACGGACACTGCGTGGATACAACGATGGCGTTCACGCCCACGGCCGGGCTGGTGATGGGAACGCGTACCGGCGACCTCGACCCGGGCGTGTTTGTCCACTTGCTTCGGCAAAAGCACATGACGGCCGACGCGATCGATGAGCTGGTGAACCGGCAATCGGGGCTGCTGGGGCTCTCGGAAACGATCGCCGACGTGCGCGATTTGCTGGCACGACGTGTGACGGATCCGCGCGCTCGCGACGCTTTGTCGGTCTTTTCTTACCAGGCGCGAAAATGGATTGGCGCGCTGGCCGCCGCACTCGGCGGGATCGATACGCTGGTATTTGCCGGTGGGATCGGAGAAAATTCGGTCGAAACGCGCGCCGAAATCTGTCGGGAACTGGGCCACTTGGGCATTGCTCTAGACAACGTCCAAAATGCGACCGGCCAGGGAATGATTTCTGCACCTGACGCACGGTGCCAGGTATGGGTCATCCACACGGATGAAGAATCGATGATTGCACGCGAGGTCCAGCGGCTGCTCGACGAGCCTGAAAGCCGTTAA